The genomic window AAATTCCAGGCCTTTatttgacaggttggacttgatgatctttgaggtctcttccaaccttagtgattctgtgattctatgattttccttGAGTCTGAATTTTCAGATATGGTGTTAGAAGATGTTACAGAATTGTAAGTATTATTTCTGTCTCTTGATGCCATTTAATGTTTGATTTCTTAAGGAAAAATACTGTGCAAGATCTGTAAGGCAAGTGCTTTTATACTTTTGGAATACCTGCCTGTTGAATggtttatagaatagaatagaatccagAGGGTGATTCAGGACATGTTAGAGAGTAGCTCTTGCATGATTCATACAATCAGGTTCCTTATTTGTAGCTTTAATTTGGCATGGGTTGTGTGTTGAACTCTCCCTTAGCTTGTTTGCTTTTACATTTATTTAAGGTCTAGGCAAAGATTTTAAAAGGTGACAGACTTCAGGAGAAGTATGTATTAATTTGTCATGCCATGTTGCTATTTGGGTATTGGTGGATTTCAAGACATTGCCAAGATTCAGAAGCTGAATCTCTTACATACTGAGCAGAAGAGTACAATGGATCTTCTCAGTTGCTAATTAGTTTTCCTTACTCAGGTGAGGAATGTGTCTAGATTATGCTGCAGTGTGGCTAATTTTTTTGTTAGTTACAACAGCTGTCATCTAAATAGAAAGATTTATGTGAGTTCTGTAAACAAAAATGGAATCATACCAAGGGacttctggggtgcattaagaagagtgtggccactagctcaagggaggttctccccctcttctaCTCTGCCTCAGCGAgtccacatctggaatactagagtcagtgctgggctccccagttcaggagagacagggagctactggggagagtccagtgaAGGCTGCAaaaatgctgaggggcctggagcatctctttgaggaggaaaggctgagagacttggggctgtttaacatggagaagagcagcctgagaagggatcttctcaatgctcagcaagacctagagggtgggaggcaagaggatgggcACAAACTAGGACACAAGAAGTTCCAGCTAAACATGAGAATGaactgctgtgagggtgctgaagccttggagcaggctgcccagagaggttgtagagtcttctctggagagatcccaaacccacccagacaTTGTGATCcttggcaacctgctgtggtgtgaccCTGCTTAACAGGGGGTTTGGATTAGATCTCCACCCTCTTACCAGTCTTTGATTCTGTAATCATTGTCCCTGTTAATATGTTCTTACTTATTTTTCCTAATGCTGCTTAGTGAGATTACACCTGAGGGCAGAAGAATCACAAAGCTAGACCAGATTTTGCTAAATGGAAACAACATCACAATGGTAAGTTATCATGGTTAAAAGGCTGCCTGCATTTATTTTCAGTGATTGACTTCAGCTACTTCAGGCTAAGCCTTCCTGATACTTCTGTTACATATGATACTTACAAGTAGATTCTGGGGCATGTGAATGATGCTGGAAGAGTGATCTTATTGCCTTACTTGGTACAAGTTAcagttttttaaaaaatgagaaGAGCATGGCCCCAGTTTTATTTTGGTGAGtgttttttctgttcttcaggTGTGCAAAGGCTTTATTAGTCACTCTGCAGGCTACCTCACACTTTTAACTTGTGTTTCCCTGCATAAGTGTGTATGCTGTAACACATTTTTCCCCGTGACTGTGTGTATAAATCTGCTTGCAGCAGTTTGAGTGCTTAGAAGTTCATCAAGTCATTTGGTGATTCTGATACCATGTGATGCCCAGACTGCTGTACCTTTACAGGCTCTGATAAAAGCCCTGGAGGTATGGTTGTCATGGTCATTATGGATTATGCCAAATCAGAAGTGCTACAACTTTCAGCTTATCATGTGCAGATACTACTGAAACACTAATGAATAAGTATTGTGATTCTTCATCCCTAAGCCTAAACACCACAGAATCAGACACCACAGTAGTGTTTTGCTTGTCAGCTAGTGATTCTTTCAGCATGACATTGATAGCTTTCTGTATGAGATCTTGAGTGTCTTTTGGGGACTCATCTTCCCACATCAGGAAGACTGtgctttagattttttttttcctttcagtcccCAAACCAGTGAAGCTCTTTGTCTTTAGAAGTTCTCAGATAATTATTAAGAAtatattgttgttgtttttttctattgttcagttctttgctttcttcacaggagaatGCTGTGCTGACTGACTCCCTACTGCCTGTAGAGGGGTTCAGGCTCTTTATTAGTTTCTGTGCTCTGCTTAGCAATAGAAGTTGGAAAGAGGAAACCATCTTCCCACTATAGTTCCCAGCATGTGCTGTGTCATTTTAAGAATGAGCTTTAGTGTTTCTAGATAGAATCATGTCCTTGAAGTGATTAAACAAAGTCGGAAACCAAAATATGCATTATGGAGGAAGTCCTTTGTGTTTTGTTACACATTCTTTACATGTTTGAGATTATTTTGGGCTTGTGCTTCTCCGTCAACAACTGAGTTCCTCTGTTGGGAGAAGGTTGGATTGAAtctaaaaaaatcccacaaagtCTCCATCTGCTAAAATGTTGTAAGGCAAGAAGTGTCACACATGGATTTGTAAAACTGAGATCTATGGCACTAACACAAAATTATCTTATTCTTTTGTAGCTGgttcctggaggagaaggacctgaAGTATAAATTAATACAGTTGTCATCTATGAAGACACATGGGAAAAGTATGAAGAGAGCTTTTGGCTTGTGGATgtgttttggttgtgggttgtttgttttgtttgcacaCTCTTGCAGTTGACATTTGATAGAGGACAAGGATTTCCTCTTCAGGAAAGGTGCATTGCTAATGATACTTGTGACTTTGTGTGTTAAAATCCTGACTGTCCTGTAAAGACTTTGATCTGTTCTGAATAAAAGACACTCTTTTTTTACTGTGTTCTGTTACCTAAGTGCTCAAGTGAAGTAGTTTTAGTGCTGGTTAattgaatgggaaaaaaataattacgtTTCAGTTGCTGTCATTCTTCAGTTTTTCTACATCTGTTGTATTCATGTCTTGTGTCTATATAAAACACAAGTCATGAGCTGAGAGATTGCTGTTCTTTGGAGTACAGGCAGATGCTAAGCTGGATCATTTATTTAAACACTGCTTCAGACTGTGTCACCAGAAACCATGTGGTAGAGTGCTGTAGAATTCTGAAAGCTCTTCAAAGTGGAGCAGTCCTGATGCTCAGCAACCTTTGGTTCTGCTGTCCTTGAGGTTCATCTCTCTTGGGCTTTTGCTTGGTAGATACATATTCTCACAGTAAAGGCACTGTAATGGTATTTAGCAAGTGAGACCAGACCTAGTTCATGCCCAAGGGcttaaaaaacaaccacacaaaAAATTGCTGGTGCTTCTCAATATCAGTGGTGACTCCATTTTCACCACTAAGTGTTGCTATGTGTACTTAATTAAATCTGGAGCTGCTCATGCCTGCTTGTGTAGTTTGAAGTACTCATTTCAGAGTGAATGTTCTGACTGCATCTGTTCTCCTGTGGTATAGCAACTTGACAGATACTGGAGGCAGCTGCTACATAGGAGAATTTCTATAAAGTAAAGAAttgatgtttttgttttgtcatAATGGACAGAAAAATAACTGATTCTGTATTATGCCCACTGCAGCTTATGCTTCCCTAATGTACCACTCAAGTGATTTCTGTGTGCAGATGTCTTTGGAGGAGTCACAGGTGCTTGCTGTTACTGTAGGGGCAAGCAGAATGCAGTGCAAACTGAACAGCTACTTTGCAAGCACCTCCCAGGGATGGCAGCACAAGATGTGGAAGTTATGTTCTTTATGGTCCCCCTACAAGAAAAGgataaagagaaaaatcagcttTTACATGGGAAGGAATACAACACCCCTTTACCAGTGTACAAACATGCACCCACAATTACTCACAgatgatgcagagatgtggtgctgaggggtatGATTGACTTGGTAGacttagataatggttggattcaatgatcttaaaggtctcttctgactaAACTCAATGATTCTACTCATGCTGTGGTTAATGAACTTCTACAGACAGTCTCACTCCCTCACGATGGGAAACTGTACCAATATATTACAGCTGATACTCTGATTGGAGGAGCTTCCCCTGAGACGGTGGGGAAAGCAACAGCAACAGTGCGACAAATTCTATACAAAGCAGAATCTGATGTCCCGCCCCAGAGAAGTCGAGGACCAACTAAAGACGGGCTGACGGTCTCTGCTGCAAAGGGGTCCCTTAGCTTTGGAGAATAAAATTGTTGAGCCAGTGGGGCCGCTCTCGTGGGTCTACGCCCGCATCCTGGAGGCGCACAGGGGCTTTGCTCTCGGGCGGGCTCTTCTTATCGGCAGTGGTGCTGTGGGAGGAGGCCAGCCGGGCCCCGCCTCGGTCGGCCGGCCCGCCCGCCCGCCTCCTCACCACGGCGGAGCGGGGGCCCTGGCACACTCCGGCCTGGAGGCCCGGGGCAGGACGGCCCTGCTTCATTGACCAGCCTCTGTCGCCAGTCGGCCGGGGGCAGGCGCCGCCATGCGCTTCCGGGCTAAGATCGTGGATCTCGCCTGCCTCAACCACTTCAGCCGTGAGTGTGCCAGGGCGGAGGAGGGCGGGGCGGCGAGCGCCTGGGCCTACAGCGAGCCGGGGCCGCCTGTCCCggggaagggaaagcagaggggcTGTGCGCGCCGGCGGCACCGGGCCGTGGCGGGCACCCTGAGGCCCAGGCCGCGGGCCTGGAGACCGTTTCCGGGGGAAGGCAGCGCCAGGCGCTTCCCTTCAGCCCGAGGTCTCTggaagctcctgcagcagcaccagttGCCTGTTTGGAGACGGAACatttctcccctgcccctctggtTCGAAGTGTGTGAAGTGGTTACCTCCGtaacctccccctccctctgccaggTGTAATTAACACAATCGCCAAGTTAGCCAAGACCTGCACTCTGCGCCTCACTGTCAGCAAGCTGTATTTCATCCTCTCCGATAAAGTAGCAAATGGAGGTGTCAGTATGTGGTGTGAGCTGTGCCAGGTAAGCCCCGGGAGGTTCCATAACCATGCGTCGCTGGAAAGCAGAGCACGAAGTTGGGTCTGGTGTGCAAGGCATTTCTTGTACGCCACACGGGGCTGGGCACTGAAGGCAGGATTGCCTTTTGGTTGCACAGGGCCTGCTGCCTGACTAGACATCCTCTGTCTTGGTTGTCACCTCAACATGAAACTTTGGTGTGAGCCTGCTCGAAATAGGAAAGCATTAAGTCACCCATCAGATCCCTTGTTTTGAGGACTGATAAATACTCGGGGAGGATCTGAAGTTACTAGGTTTAATCTGAAGCACTGGGTCTTCATTCTTACACAGCCTGGCTTGATCCCTGCAGATGATGCCAGGTAGAGGAAACCTACCAGTTGTAAGCATTCATCTCTAAGCTTGAGGTCAGATAGGTAAAACTTGTCcctcttttttgtttgattATTTGCCAGTTGTTACTATTATtacttgctttattttatttcccaaCTTCAAAAAATTGCAGGGGAATTTCTTCGATGAATTTCAGatggaaggagcagctgcagaacacAATGAAATCTATTTAGAGTTGGTGCCTGAAAACCTTTCAAGAGCATTAAAAACTGCCCAGAGTGCTAAGGCGGTGAAGATCAAGCTGATGAACAAACACTGCCCCTGTCTCAGAGTTGCTGTGGAGCTAGTAAGTGCAACCATGCTTTTATCTCCAGTATTAAGCTTTTAAAAATTGAGTGCCTTTCCTAAGAGCAAAAAGAAACTGTTGTAGTCTTTGATGTAAGAGAAAGCATGCCATTCTCCATTTCATTAGCCTTTCCTGCCATTGTGGCACATAGAATGAGTTTCATattttcaaaaaaacccaaggacAAGATGgtggaagaatcatagaatcagtcagggttggaagggaccacaaggatcatctagttccaatccccctgccatgggcagggacacctcacactagatcagcctggccagagcctcatccagtctgggcttaaacacttccagggatggcgccccaaccacctccctggacaacccattccaggccttcaccactctcatggtgcagaacttcctcctcacgtccagcttgaatctccccacctccagcttcattccattccccctagtcctatcactacctgatatcctgagaaatccctccccagccttcttgtaggcccccttcagatactggaaggccacaataaggtcacctcgaagccttcttttctccagactgaacagccccaactccttcagtctgtcctcataggagaggagcttcagccctctgatcatccttgtggcccttctctggacatgttccagcatgtccatatccctcttgtaatgaAAGCTATGTGATTGAAACACCTTTTTCTAATACCTActtttccccctgccctgtttTACTTTTGATTGTCCTGGCATCCCATTTCAAACTGCTGTCTtccaatttttaatttttttttgtttgttaataGCACTCATTCACCTCTTCAGCTCTAAGGGTGGCTCAGAGATACTAGTGACTAATAGTTCACAATCTCTTCCTTAATTCAAAAGGGAGGTCGACTTAATGGTGGACTGATAGGAGCCTATGGAAAACTAGGACTCAGTGTTTGGGGCACTAAAATTATATTATTTCTCAGAGTGGGTCTGAAAAATTTGAACTTGGAATTCAAGACCTGTTTTTAACTGCAAGGgcatcttctctctctctttcaagCCATCCTTATCAAGCAGCAGTAGGATTGTGACACATGACATTCCTGTAGGGGTTATTCCCAGAAGATTATGGAATGACTTCAGAGAGCCAAGTGTGCCAGACTTTGATGTAAGCCACTATTTTATATTCCTTAAGGAAAGGGGAGGTTGCAAGTGGAATGTTACTGCTGCAGAGTATACTGCCAGAGGGGAggtgaaaggaaggagggaaggccGGAGGCTAGAGGTTTGAAAAGGGTTAGGACATGGTTTCCATCTTGACAGGAGAGCAGAACCTGTGAAAATACGGTGGGTGGTTACTAGTTTTTGTGGTGATACCTGGggcagaagagaggaagagcaaAGGAGTTGCATGGCTTTACGTAGGAGCACCTCCAAACCACACAGGTTTAGACTGTTTCAGCTGTTTAGGTACGAAGTGGTGCAAATAATCTGTTCTTTCAGAAATGTCTTGGCGTGCCTGGTAGAGCtagataaatatttttatatatccTCTCTATGTCTTTTTTTGACTTTTAGCAGAGATGCACGGAAAAGTCTTTGTGCAAATGTGCTCCTGTTTGAGGTCGTAGATGTTTGCTACCTCTGTAGCTAAGAGTACTTAAATTCGGATGACATGCGACTCATGAGAAGCATGATGTGTTTTGCTCTGTTCTTTCAGATTTACACTGAGGCAATCCAGAAATGATGGTGACAGTACCATGGGAATCATGTTCTTCCCTTTTTGGCTATAGTAACTATTAACTCCTCAGTAATACAGATGTTGGTTATCGTGAGAATGTGATCTCCGAAAACCCGCCTATATTTTGAACACAGATTTGGAATTGTATGTCTGAAGCAACTGCTAGAGTGATGGATTGTTGGTATAGTGGGAAAGAGTTCCTCTGTTTCTGAGTCATTTGCTTATTTCCATTAAATATTGTGCCATTTGCTCTGAGTGGGTGATAGGGAACAAAATAAGACAGGATTGAAGAGAGGAATAAATgcaccacatcccagccacACGTGAAATATTTGTGTGAATGCAGTTTTTATGTCTTTCTAGGTCAGTATTTACCTACCAGTGCTGAAAACAATGAAGAGTGTTGTGGAGAGAATGAAGAATCTCAGCAATTCCATTGTAAGTTAAGGCACTACAGGTGTGTGTCCTATGGACATTTTATCTCAGGTACAGGATGTTTCTCTGTTGCCCAAACTGGTGCCCCAGTATTAAAtctggttttggggtgtgtCAGACATTGAACAAAAGGCACATGAAGACTGTATGAGGGTTGGAGAGAATTATATGATTTGGTTTTCGATTTACTACTGAAGAGCTTGTCCTGGGATTCCCAGAAAGTGATGCTCTTTGTACTGAACCCTAGGAAGAACATGGCATTGTGTTGCTACAAGCCAGTCGTTATAGCTGGTAAGAAACTGTAGCCCTTCAGGGAGCTAGCTGGAGGCTTACCAGGTGATTTTATTAAGTGAGTTGAGTGTTAAGCCTTTTAAGTGAGTTGTGTGTTAAGTGTCTGTGTCAATGAACTTCAGGTAAACTTGAGGTAGGATTTAAAGGAAGTACTGCTAATAGCTTCTGGGTGTCAGCCTGTGCTTTGGAGTCTGACATGGTGGGTTTCCAGTCCACCCTGGATTTCTGGAATGCTGGTGGGGCTTCCCTTGGAAGAAGCCCTCTGCAGTTTGCCAGAAAagtggtttgcttgtttgggtggttggttgtcTCTCTACATTTTTGTTGTTCGCAGTCATCAGAATTGCCTGCTGTCAAAGTAAGCAAGCCTAGAGTTTAGGAATGGTTTAGTTTGGGGATTGTTCATACTGATTTTGATACATGGGAAGTTTTCTGTAAACTGAATCCTGAAACTGGGACAGTTACAGTCTTCCATGTCTTGGAAGAGCTGAGAGATTACCCTGGGTTTCTGGCATTTTTGCAAGTGGCAGTCATTGCACAAATACAGGAGCTATTCTCTTTTGCCAGTCTTTTGGagggattattttttccctctctctttccttcccctatGCCCTCCGTGTTTCTTTCTAGAGCTGGGGATCTCTTCTCGCACAGGACAGCTGTATGCTGGAACTGAGCTTTGGTGTTCAGTAACACTCAGAAGAGGTAGCTTATCAG from Dryobates pubescens isolate bDryPub1 chromosome 4, bDryPub1.pri, whole genome shotgun sequence includes these protein-coding regions:
- the HUS1 gene encoding checkpoint protein HUS1, producing the protein MRFRAKIVDLACLNHFSRVINTIAKLAKTCTLRLTVSKLYFILSDKVANGGVSMWCELCQGNFFDEFQMEGAAAEHNEIYLELVPENLSRALKTAQSAKAVKIKLMNKHCPCLRVAVELPSLSSSSRIVTHDIPVGVIPRRLWNDFREPSVPDFDVSIYLPVLKTMKSVVERMKNLSNSIVIEANLNGEMNLKIETDLVSVTTHFKDLGNPPWASEDGCPSSAPDRDLESMAEARIDIRKLQQLLAGQQVNPTKALCNIVSKRIVHFILLHEDVSLQYFIPALA